One stretch of Pomacea canaliculata isolate SZHN2017 linkage group LG11, ASM307304v1, whole genome shotgun sequence DNA includes these proteins:
- the LOC112575629 gene encoding uncharacterized protein LOC112575629, with the protein MVFDKVSTNSGGGYSNTTGVFTAPRGGFYVFDVILVQNLTDRLEDSNWNLNVNGQMVPRRLSYSYFSITQYEYMVTLQAGDKVSVSSQDSLNVFPADSSSFSGSLEKDL; encoded by the coding sequence ATGGTGTTTGACAAAGTCTCGACAAACAGCGGAGGCGGTTACAGCAATACCACCGGGGTCTTCACTGCACCTCGCGGAGGTTTCTACGTCTTCGACGTCATCCTGGTCCAGAATCTGACTGATAGACTAGAGGATTCAAACTGGAATTTGAATGTCAACGGACAGATGGTGCCGCGCAGGTTGTCATATTCTTACTTTAGCATCACCCAGTACGAGTACATGGTGACCCTACAGGCTGGAGACAAAGTCTCAGTCTCCAGTCAAGATTCACTCAACGTTTTTCCAGCTGACTCTAGCTCCTTCAGTGGCTCGCTCGAAAAGGATCTTTAA